The DNA sequence ATCCACGCCGGCGGGAGCATCCCGGTCTGCTCCTCCACAGTCTTGAATAGCGGCGGCAGCATCCGGTAAACCCCGGCCACGTCCTTCATCGCGTCGCCGGTGCCGGTCCCGCTCCTGTCCCCCTCTTCGCTGCCCCCGTTGGTCCAGATGCTGATCTTCGGCTGCAGCCCCTGGATGGCCTGCGCGTTCACCTTCGCCATCTCTTGGAACAGGCCGTTGTTGATCATCAAGTAATCCCTGAGGGCCGCGTAGTTGCCCCCCAGCGCATCCAGCAGGGTCCGCAGGTACGTGCCCTGGGCATGGGCCAATGCCACGAGCGCCTCGGCCTCTCTCTTCTTGGCATAGAACTCCGCGTCGGCGAGCTGTTGCCTCGCGTAGAAGCCGGCCTCGGCAGTCGCCTTCTGGGCCTCcgcctccttctccttctcataCAGGACTGCCTCCGCGATTTTCTGTTTCCTGTAAAGCTCCCAGTTCGCTTCTTGCACCTGAGATTTAGGTTCAGAAACGTAAGTATCTTCTGAGAGAGTCTAACTAAAAAAGGGGTCGGGTTATCGGGTCAATTGGTGTACCTTGGTTTCGTATTCTACGCTGGCTTCGCTCAGAAACTCGGCCTTGAGCTTCTCCGTCCGCGTCAGGGCGTTCATCCTCTCGACCTCCCTCTGCAGCTCAGCCTCCCTCAGCGCCACCGACTTGGCGGCCTCCACCTGCGCCACCTCTGCCTCCTTAGTCCAACCCGCCTTCTTCTTGGCCAACTCCGCGTTGGCCTCCGCCACCTCGGCCTCCCTTTCGTTCTCGTAGACCTTCACTTGCGTCCTCACCTtgatctcctccttcttcccaTCCCCTTGCCTCTGCGTCGCGATGATCTTGGTCTCTGCGTCAATCTTCGCCGCGTTTTGCAGAGTCTGCCCTTCCCTGAGCTTGGCCCCAACCTCGCCCTTCATCCTGGCCTCAGACACGTCCACCTTCGCCTGGTTCGCCGCCTCCATCTGCGTCTTCTGGCCCAAGTAAGAGAAGTACTCGTGCCCCGGGACATCCACCAGTTGCTTCACGTTCGCGTTGTAGATCAGCAGGCCAAACTGGTTGAGCTCGAGCTGGACCTTCTCGAACACCTCCTGCTTGAACTCCTTGGTGCCCCGGAACACCTCCTCCATGGTCATCGAGGCCGCGAGGACGCGGGTCTCCCCCTCGATGATCCCCTGGACGAGCTCCTTGACGTGGTTAGACAGCTTGTCGTGCGGGGAGATGAGCTTGGCATACTTGAGGAGGCTGGCGTCGTCGTCGACCCGGGGACCGATGGTGAACACCGCGGGGAGGATGAAGGGGAGCTTCTCGGCGCTCATGGCCTGGACCTCGAAGGTGTAGTTCACCGGGGAAACGTCGAAGACGGCGCAGGACTGGCCGGGGAGGACCCATCCCTTCTTCACAATCTTGATGTCGGAGATGCCGACGCCGGTGATCACCAAGTACTCCGACGCGCTCGCCACTCTATACATGGTTTCTCGCCGGGCTCGAAAACAAGTTAAACAGAGGCTCAATCGCAGGATGTCTGAAGTGGTTGCAGGTTCTTACGGGTTGGGCTTATTTATATGGAACAGATGAGAAGGAAGACGATGAGATTCACTCCACATTGTTGATATCTTCGACAAAATCTCAAACGAATCTGACCCTTCCTTCTTTAGGTAATTCTTCAAACTTCGATGATGGATTTGCGCAAAAGtccttaatttttcaaatttcaaacacACAATGGATATTGCCAATTAAGTAACATCATCATCTAGcttgataaaatatattttccataTCTTATCTAGAATATACGAATCTGAGTGAAATTAGCCCCTGTCGATTCTAATCTCGTGGACGAAGATGTGCAAGGACCTAAGTAAATTACGAGATCAATCTTAGGCAGCAcgagtcaatttttttaaattttgtttttggccGGAGTACAATGACCGCAATTTAAAAGCAGGGTTGAATAACTTGAATCATTCATAAAtatcttattattatttgggTATTATCTCTTGAATCCGTTTCTTTAAAtagaaacgaaaaaagaaaaaagggaggagaATGAATTTTGTATTGCTCGAATATTACTACTTATGACTTGTTTCCTTACATAAACTAGGGAAAGATAAGGATCCGACGTCCGATCGCGTGGCTCTTACAATATTAAAAACTTGTGGTCGAGACAGCACCGTTACAAATTCTGCCGAAGTCCatgctcaaaatttttgaaaattctctGAAAGGAATAAGtcaagattattattattattattattattgttatttttaaaCCGTTGAAAGCGACAAGGAAATTTCGTCGCAAGGATGAGCAGATCGATGCCCGCGTCAACTGATATTC is a window from the Rhodamnia argentea isolate NSW1041297 chromosome 8, ASM2092103v1, whole genome shotgun sequence genome containing:
- the LOC125316380 gene encoding flotillin-like protein 4, with protein sequence MYRVASASEYLVITGVGISDIKIVKKGWVLPGQSCAVFDVSPVNYTFEVQAMSAEKLPFILPAVFTIGPRVDDDASLLKYAKLISPHDKLSNHVKELVQGIIEGETRVLAASMTMEEVFRGTKEFKQEVFEKVQLELNQFGLLIYNANVKQLVDVPGHEYFSYLGQKTQMEAANQAKVDVSEARMKGEVGAKLREGQTLQNAAKIDAETKIIATQRQGDGKKEEIKVRTQVKVYENEREAEVAEANAELAKKKAGWTKEAEVAQVEAAKSVALREAELQREVERMNALTRTEKLKAEFLSEASVEYETKVQEANWELYRKQKIAEAVLYEKEKEAEAQKATAEAGFYARQQLADAEFYAKKREAEALVALAHAQGTYLRTLLDALGGNYAALRDYLMINNGLFQEMAKVNAQAIQGLQPKISIWTNGGSEEGDRSGTGTGDAMKDVAGVYRMLPPLFKTVEEQTGMLPPAWMGMLTNSSGRSDSN